GAAAAAGCCCGTGAATCGGCTTCTCAGACGCTGAAGGAAGTTCGTGAAATCATCGGTTTCCGGAAATTCTACTAACGGATTAATCAACTTTATCATTATATTTTCGAAGACCCTGACTGATGCCGGGGTTTTTCATTTGCGCTTCTCCCGTTTCGTCAAGTGAAACAATACTCCTTTATCGAACGGCGACCAGATGGACGTGGGAATCCCGGCTGTTTTCAACGCATCGTTCACCCACACATTGCAGGTGTGGAAACAGGTGAAATGGCCATTGGCTTCGAAAAAACGATCGGAAGGCGTGTAGCCCGCGTGAGGTATTTCGATGATGTGACCAAGGCTGTCGGTAGTGAAAGAGGTTCGGATATAAGCAAGTAGCTTTTTTCGTTGTTCCGGACAAAGCTGTACTTCATGCCACGAGTTTCCGCGAAAGCGGTAATCGTCTATATGCATGGCTGATGGTGTTCTCAGGAAAAGCGCGCGAAAAGCTGTTTTGAAAGTGAGGTCGGCCCAAGTAGGTGTGGTGAGATAAAAGCCGCGATCGCCCCAACCAAAGGAGACAAAACGGGTTCCGGGCGTTAGTTGCAATTCTTCTGCGAAAGCGGTATCGAGCTGATTGAGGGGAACGATGATGCTCAGATGAACACCATTCGTGGTAACGTAAACGAGTTTCTTTTCCGGGCAAACCGAAGGTGCAGGATGTGTGGAAAGGACCGATAAAACAAACGCCGCCAGGAAACCGGCGACGATTGTTGATATGATTAATCCTGCCGATAAGACGAGTACGC
This Prolixibacter sp. NT017 DNA region includes the following protein-coding sequences:
- a CDS encoding TIGR02117 family protein produces the protein MKHVFRVLVLSAGLIISTIVAGFLAAFVLSVLSTHPAPSVCPEKKLVYVTTNGVHLSIIVPLNQLDTAFAEELQLTPGTRFVSFGWGDRGFYLTTPTWADLTFKTAFRALFLRTPSAMHIDDYRFRGNSWHEVQLCPEQRKKLLAYIRTSFTTDSLGHIIEIPHAGYTPSDRFFEANGHFTCFHTCNVWVNDALKTAGIPTSIWSPFDKGVLFHLTKREKRK